The proteins below are encoded in one region of Buttiauxella gaviniae:
- the rsmE gene encoding 16S rRNA (uracil(1498)-N(3))-methyltransferase, giving the protein MRIPRIHHPELLTVGQDVALCEDAANHVGRVLRMSAGHALQLFDGSNQVFDAEIVQADKKSVRVKVLNANIDNRESPLHLHLGQVMSRGEKMEFTIQKAVELGVNVITPLFSERCGVKLDAERLNKKLQQWQKIAIAACEQCGRNTVPEIRPAIDLEAWCAEQDESLKLNLHPRASASINTLPQPVERVRLLIGPEGGLTADEIAMTARHQFTDILLGPRVLRTETTALTAITALQVRFGDLG; this is encoded by the coding sequence ATGCGTATACCCCGCATTCATCACCCTGAATTACTCACCGTCGGCCAGGATGTAGCGCTTTGCGAAGATGCCGCTAACCACGTTGGCCGCGTACTGCGCATGAGTGCAGGCCATGCGCTGCAATTGTTCGATGGAAGTAATCAGGTTTTCGATGCTGAAATCGTTCAGGCCGATAAAAAAAGTGTGCGGGTAAAAGTACTTAACGCGAACATTGATAACCGCGAATCCCCGCTACACTTGCATCTTGGCCAGGTGATGTCGCGCGGCGAAAAGATGGAATTCACGATTCAGAAAGCCGTTGAACTGGGCGTAAACGTGATTACACCTTTGTTTTCTGAGCGCTGTGGCGTGAAACTGGATGCCGAACGCCTGAATAAGAAGCTCCAGCAGTGGCAGAAAATTGCCATTGCCGCCTGCGAACAATGCGGTCGCAACACGGTGCCAGAAATTCGCCCGGCAATAGATCTTGAAGCCTGGTGTGCGGAGCAGGATGAGAGCCTGAAATTAAACCTCCATCCACGCGCCAGCGCCAGTATCAATACCTTGCCGCAGCCTGTTGAACGAGTCCGCCTGCTGATTGGCCCGGAAGGCGGGTTAACGGCTGATGAAATTGCCATGACCGCACGTCATCAGTTTACTGATATTCTGTTGGGACCTCGCGTTCTGCGTACTGAGACTACCGCGCTAACCGCCATTACCGCGCTTCAAGTGCGATTTGGCGACCTGGGATAA